The genomic window ttcctcctcctctcctgtgtcCTCTTCCTCTACCTTCAGGTCTTTGTGGATCCATTGTTCCAAAACAAGTGAACTGACCCATGGCCCTTTTATCTATCTATCCTGaggttctgattggtgtgtgaaCAATTTTGACTAGTGTTTCCACCTCGGGAACTGTGTGTTAATTGGGTTTGAGCTGTGATGACTTGAGTTAATGGTATTGAATGCCAGTGATTTCTAAATGAGCACATGGTGCAGCCAGTGATATATGATGGGATTTGTGTGTAGAGTTCTACACAAAGAGTTCAACAAATCTGAATCATGTGTGAAAACAGGGGAATAGTGTTTATAGTTTTGGGAAATGGGTCTGTCTTTTGGTAGATGGCCCCATGGTTTGGGATGTTCAGTTAATAGGCCCAGTTATAGTGCGTAAGCGATCGAGAAAAActgtaatgaaaaatgtgtgaaatgtaatcGGTATTAAAGATCCAGAATAAACACCATTAACTAGCCTAGAAAATActgtaaaacatgtttatccTGTTCTGACTGAAGGGTGAATTTGAGACAGTCACATGCCGATGCTTCACCCCTGGGAGCGAGATGCGGCAGTTCTGGGTTTGCACCGTCGTTTGCctcttggagagagagagagagagcgctcccataccaacacaataaatacataaacaccttgaaaacaatgaactaaaacaacaataaaaacagacctGTAGTAAGaactggaccccccccccccccacccccaaaagaACAGCTACACACGATGAGTAAATTTGCTCATGACAGAGATTTATTATTGAAGCTGGAATGATTCTCATACTCAGTGAGTTTGAACAGACGCCAGAGGGGTTCTGTTAAATGTTGCAGAGAAGCACAAGATTAAAGGCACTGATGTCTGGGAGGGACAAAGTGCAGTCATAGCACAGCTGTAGGAAGGAAGCAGGAAACAGAAgcagatcagccaatcaggagccagaAAGAGGTTGGCTCGCACCTCCTGATTGGTCTTTAATTCACATATATGCCTTTGATTGTGACTTCTCCATCAATACAAATGTAATCATATTGTTTGTCAGCCAGATGGTTGGGGAACTGCAGCACATGGCCATCATGTAGATTAATGTAAAATCTGTCATCGGCGAAGGTAATGGTCATctggaagagagaaggagagatcaTAGGAAAGGAGAGAAGGCGAGTTAAGTTACCAAGAAAGAAAGTTAACACAATCCAGTTCACATAGATCACAATGTGACTACACTGAGAAACAATGAAGTAACAAGCCTACAAAGAATAAACATCAAAATCTATTTGATGCAGGACTTAATCTTCATGTATATTAGTTATAGTTATATGTATATCAGTTTCTGTAAAAACTAACTTTGCATAATCGGACACAAACGTTATAGTTAATTTCCTTGAACAGTTGCAGTAGGGTCAACACCAGGGTATCTCAGATGGACGGGTATTTCAGGTTTGTGGGGCCTATTCACTTGACTTtgcaaatgttatttacatCACATGGACAACTCTGTACACATTAATATTGTTCAGCCTGCCAACCAGAGGTGGGGGAATTTGCTATTGCAATctatgtttggggggggggtacaagtGCCTATTTGGGGGAAAATTGCCCCTCAGTGCCCCCTATGACGCTGAAACCAAATTGCAGGCTGATCCATTGAACACAGGTACAGAGGACTGGACAAATTCTCCTTTCAGCACATCCAGATCAGTGTCTCCCTGTCCGAGGCCTCACCTCAAACTCCTGCCCCCACTGGAAAGGGAAGTTTTCCGACCTCACTGGTTTTTGCCATATCTCATCCTTCCTGGAGTCCAGGACGAGGACTCGATGTTCACCAAGATAGTCGAAGCGTACGTCAAAGTGCAGCGCAATGTTGTCTTTTGAGTCGCACACATTGATCGAGAAactgggagaggaagagagacacacAAGGGATGAATGATGGATGATGGATGATCAAGGATGAAGATGGAAAGTGATTTAGCAAAAGCATTAACAGTTGGCACCAATGACTCACCGATCGATATTGGGTTTGGGGACTCCTTTGACCTTCAGTTCCATTCCTGGCTTGAAGTCCACAATTTTCAACTTCAACTTCtgttcaaacagaaaaaaaggaaaatttatggtgaaaaatggtttgttttcttgtgattACGTACTGTGAAGACATGCAAATTTATCTGGATTCCGTACATTGACTCTTTCACGTACCTTAGGCAATATGACATTAGAAAGTCAACAATATCACAGTTTTATCAGCAGGGAGGCAGAACTGTGTAAGGAATCTCCTGCATGTTAGACAGAGCTGGGGCTAgcaacacactgagacacaaggACTGAATAACTATCAAACAATTAACACAATAACCTCTCCCTTAACTTTATCTATTGCGCAAGTATCTTCTTTATGTCACGTTAACATTATATCAATGATAAGACAAACCTGGATATTCtatttttcagctttaaaaaaaaatccaaaatcctTCACACTTACGCTCATCTTGGCGGTTCAGTTGCTGAGTCTGCACTGTTGTACGGATCTGGtgacaaagcaaagcaaaatgaaatgtgtgatttttgtatttatgagCTTGTGAGACAATTAACTAGCTTGGACAAGCTCTAATGAATCAAATCAAtggctggacccttctgagtgtgtactgagcACTGCCGATGGAAATCATGAGCTTTTTTTGCAATTTCTtactgggaataaccttgccaGAATATGTTTACCTGGCTCCGCACGTCTAAGCCTAACTCCTcctcctgtgcgtgtgtgtgcgtatgtatgtatgtatgtatgtacatatatatatatatatatatatatatatatatatatatatatatatatatatatatatatatataagcacgTAAGAAAAAGACACCCAAATTCATATTTgacaaatgtatatttcataaaTCACATAATTTGTTAGAACTTACCTTGATGTTTCATGTAACAGATTATAGAATACAGGCTTCAGCTACACATAACGAATGGCAGAAAGGTAATATTTATCTATCCCATGGTGAACACtgccatttttataaaatggacGCATTGTAAGACAGGCTTCTCTGCACTTGatctcacctgctcaggtaaGTGGCTGGGTGTGGTCACAGGTGGAGGTCTCAGGCTGGTGTAGAGCTGAAGATCAGAGGTGTTCtgaatgcctctctctctgtgcacctGGCCTTATATTCTCCCTGGAGATAAAGGTGTGGCCAGTAATCACTCGTTTGGGGAAGTCacaatttccaaaaataattcACTTCACAAGATTAAATTTCAAGTCATCACAGTCATGGTCTCATTGGAAATGTAAGGCATGATGAAATATTTGTGATATTATTGCATTGTAACATGTGCTTAATGCATGCCATACACTCATTTGGCATTGTATGTGAAATGCAAATGGTACTTTCATGGTAAAAATagtacaacatttatttttaaaaatatgttt from Anguilla anguilla isolate fAngAng1 chromosome 8, fAngAng1.pri, whole genome shotgun sequence includes these protein-coding regions:
- the LOC118234090 gene encoding galactose-binding lectin l-1-like isoform X2 — encoded protein: MSKLKLKIVDFKPGMELKVKGVPKPNIDRFSINVCDSKDNIALHFDVRFDYLGEHRVLVLDSRKDEIWQKPVRSENFPFQWGQEFEMTITFADDRFYINLHDGHVLQFPNHLADKQYDYICIDGEVTIKGIYVN
- the LOC118234090 gene encoding galactose-binding lectin l-1-like isoform X1, which produces MSKLKLKIVDFKPGMELKVKGVPKPNIDRFSINVCDSKDNIALHFDVRFDYLGEHRVLVLDSRKDEIWQKPVRSENFPFQWGQEFEMTITFADDRFYINLHDGHVLQFPNHLADKQYDYICIDGEVTIKGIYVN
- the LOC118234090 gene encoding galactose-binding lectin l-1-like isoform X4, translated to MSKLKLKIVDFKPGMELKVKGVPKPNIDRFSINVCDSKDNIALHFDVRFDYLGEHRVLVLDSRKDEIWQKPVRSENFPFQWGQEFEVTITFADDKFYINQHNGHVLQFPNHLGDKQYDYIFIEQATVSGINIK
- the LOC118234090 gene encoding galactose-binding lectin l-1-like isoform X5, encoding MSLKLKIVDFKPGMELKVKGVPKPNIDRFSINVCDSKDNIALHFDVRFDYLGEHRVLVLDSRKDEIWQKPVRSENFPFQWGQEFEMTITFADDRFYINLHDGHVLQFPNHLADKQYDYICIDGEVTIKGIYVN